A DNA window from Candidatus Auribacterota bacterium contains the following coding sequences:
- a CDS encoding AarF/UbiB family protein has protein sequence MRYVSLIRRRDELARFRCVMGVLFRYGFGYLLYELKLGEHLPLINRFVKKHEEVRPLSLGERLRLVFEELGPTFIKFGQLLSNRVDVIPPEIIRELTKLQDHAPAFPSDTAQRIIGEELGRSPQELFGEFSAQPIAAASIAQVHQAVLPSGEKVVVKVQRPDIHKQVSTDLNVLEALAAGLERYIPESRALYPADLVKFFRKSITRELDFVSEARNAERFRHNFSDFPDICIPTVHWALTTSRVLVMEDLEGVRVDDVPRLKEMGIDGREIALKGAKAFLKQVFVDRFFHADPHPGNFSVLPDGRLALVDFGMVGRLDSELMEEIANVLLAVADWDAGRAARHLLRMQVSEEEIDEESFKSDLAYLIEGYAGRPLKEINLGHMINETIYIAARYKIKMPPDCALLGKAIVTMEGVGRRLDPDFDMVSIARGYAREYILSRFKPAHIKGRIEDIASDLVYLLRELPGDLQLILKKATKGRLKLEFQHRGLDTFISEMDKSSNRLSFGLIVAALIIGSSLVTLSDKGPHLLGLPLFGVAGFLLAGLLGLWLIVGIVRSGRL, from the coding sequence ATGAGATACGTATCCCTGATCAGGCGGCGGGACGAGCTGGCCCGTTTCCGGTGCGTGATGGGAGTGCTCTTCCGCTATGGATTCGGCTATCTGCTCTACGAGCTCAAGCTCGGCGAGCACCTCCCCCTCATCAATCGGTTCGTGAAGAAACATGAGGAGGTGAGGCCGCTCAGTCTGGGCGAGCGCCTCCGCCTCGTCTTTGAGGAGCTCGGCCCCACCTTCATTAAATTCGGCCAGCTCCTGAGCAACCGCGTGGATGTCATCCCCCCCGAGATTATCCGCGAGCTCACGAAGCTCCAGGACCACGCCCCGGCATTCCCGTCCGATACGGCCCAGAGGATTATCGGAGAGGAGCTGGGCAGATCGCCGCAGGAGCTGTTCGGCGAATTCTCTGCCCAGCCGATCGCCGCGGCTTCCATCGCGCAGGTCCACCAGGCCGTACTGCCCTCGGGAGAGAAGGTGGTGGTCAAGGTGCAGCGCCCCGACATCCACAAGCAGGTGAGCACCGATCTCAATGTCCTCGAGGCGCTCGCCGCAGGCCTCGAGCGCTATATTCCGGAGAGCAGGGCCCTTTACCCCGCTGACCTCGTCAAGTTCTTCCGCAAATCGATCACCAGAGAGCTCGATTTTGTGTCTGAGGCGCGGAACGCCGAGCGGTTCCGGCACAACTTCTCCGATTTCCCCGATATCTGCATCCCCACGGTCCACTGGGCGCTCACGACGAGCCGGGTGCTCGTGATGGAGGATCTCGAGGGGGTGCGGGTGGACGACGTCCCGCGCTTGAAAGAAATGGGAATTGATGGCAGGGAGATCGCGCTGAAGGGGGCGAAGGCGTTTCTCAAACAGGTCTTTGTCGACAGGTTCTTCCACGCCGATCCCCATCCGGGAAATTTCAGCGTCCTCCCCGATGGGCGCCTCGCGCTCGTTGATTTCGGCATGGTGGGACGGCTGGACAGTGAGCTCATGGAAGAGATAGCCAATGTGCTGCTCGCGGTGGCGGACTGGGACGCCGGCCGCGCCGCCCGCCACCTGCTGAGAATGCAGGTGTCGGAAGAAGAGATCGACGAGGAGTCGTTCAAGTCGGATCTCGCCTACCTCATCGAGGGATACGCGGGGCGTCCGCTGAAAGAGATTAACCTCGGCCACATGATCAACGAGACAATCTACATCGCCGCACGCTACAAGATAAAAATGCCTCCCGACTGTGCGCTCCTGGGCAAGGCGATTGTCACCATGGAAGGGGTGGGCCGCCGGCTTGATCCGGACTTCGATATGGTCAGCATCGCACGCGGCTACGCCAGGGAGTATATACTGTCCAGATTCAAGCCCGCCCATATCAAGGGGCGCATCGAGGATATTGCCAGCGATCTGGTCTACCTGCTCAGGGAGCTCCCGGGCGATCTTCAGCTCATCCTCAAGAAGGCGACCAAGGGGCGCCTCAAGCTCGAGTTCCAGCACCGGGGGCTCGACACCTTCATCAGCGAGATGGATAAATCGAGCAACAGGCTCTCGTTCGGTCTCATCGTGGCCGCGCTCATCATCGGCTCGTCGCTCGTGACCCTCAGTGACAAGGGGCCGCACCTGCTCGGGCTCCCCCTCTTTGGGGTGGCCGGGTTCCTGCTCGCGGGGCTTCTCGGGCTCTGGCTCATCGTCGGCATCGTGCGGTCCGGACGGCTCTAA
- a CDS encoding DoxX family membrane protein, with product MKHGGVQLLDQSAVLILRLFLGGLFIYASLHKLGDPVSFSRIIYGYKILPPWAINLLAIVLPGVELVAGAFLILGLLSRGAALTITLSLGVFICALAYNLARGLEFDCGCFSFAHSPKGAATDLLIRDLILLMLGLRVLLAKRYACSLDWLFGLERGGKCFARE from the coding sequence ATGAAGCACGGGGGAGTTCAATTACTCGATCAATCGGCAGTCCTGATCCTGCGTCTGTTTCTTGGCGGGCTGTTTATCTACGCGAGCCTGCACAAGTTGGGCGACCCGGTGTCGTTCAGCAGAATCATCTATGGGTATAAGATACTTCCCCCCTGGGCGATCAACCTCCTCGCGATTGTTCTCCCCGGCGTGGAACTTGTCGCCGGGGCGTTCCTCATCCTCGGCCTCCTCAGCAGGGGGGCCGCGCTCACCATCACGCTGAGCCTGGGCGTTTTTATCTGCGCGCTCGCCTACAATCTCGCGCGGGGGCTTGAATTCGACTGCGGCTGTTTCTCCTTCGCGCATTCACCAAAAGGCGCTGCCACCGATCTCCTCATCCGGGACCTCATCCTCCTCATGCTGGGTCTCAGGGTCCTGCTCGCCAAGCGCTACGCGTGCTCCCTGGACTGGCTCTTTGGTCTTGAGCGCGGCGGAAAGTGCTTCGCGAGGGAGTAG
- a CDS encoding rhodanese-like domain-containing protein produces MKESNHTLVRTLCETAVVLIIGLLAGFSSNALSSRSIPLVGQWDKAYGVPSPGGMHDATRGNVEIGAGDALRLFKEGAVFLDARPDEPYAERHIRGAYSLPEKQLAARMEEVLTMLERDEKVVVYCQGMECDEAHLLARALREAGRKDIFVFAGGMKEWEAAGYPVERPGGSGVPGNQPAAPPEL; encoded by the coding sequence ATGAAGGAAAGCAACCATACGCTCGTCCGCACGCTCTGCGAAACGGCGGTGGTTTTAATTATCGGCCTCCTCGCCGGTTTTTCCAGTAATGCCCTCTCATCGCGGAGCATCCCCCTCGTGGGTCAGTGGGACAAGGCCTATGGCGTCCCCTCACCGGGGGGGATGCACGACGCCACGCGCGGGAACGTCGAGATCGGTGCGGGGGACGCACTGCGCCTCTTCAAGGAAGGGGCGGTCTTCCTCGACGCCCGGCCTGATGAACCGTACGCGGAGCGCCATATCCGGGGCGCGTATTCCCTCCCAGAAAAACAACTCGCTGCGCGCATGGAAGAGGTCCTCACGATGCTCGAGCGAGATGAAAAGGTGGTGGTGTATTGCCAGGGCATGGAATGCGACGAGGCTCATCTCCTGGCGCGAGCCCTGCGTGAAGCCGGCCGCAAAGATATTTTTGTTTTTGCGGGGGGGATGAAGGAATGGGAGGCGGCGGGGTACCCGGTGGAGAGGCCTGGAGGCAGCGGGGTGCCTGGTAACCAGCCGGCCGCACCGCCTGAGTTATAG